From Mucilaginibacter gotjawali:
GCATTATGCACGCTGCAGTTCGTTATTACACGCTTAAAAGTGATAAATGGGATGATAGCTGGGGCTTTCCAATTAACCAGGAAGATATGGCAGGAACCAATCTTTCTTTCTCTTTGATCGTGATCCGTGGGCTCCGGTTGCTTGGTATACCGGTTAGTCAGCCGGAACAGGAAGCATTTATGCATATTTGGGCTGTGATTGGTTATTTGACGGGCTTAAATGAAGATTTAATTCCTGAAAACGCCAGGCAGGCCCGGCAACTTGACGAGATGATCAAACAGCGCCAGTTCTGTGTTTCTGCGCAAGGCAAGGAACTCTCTAAATCGCTTGTTGAACACATCCTGGCGGTTAATAAAAGTAAAGCGTCGGCAAATGATATATTGGGTTTAATGCGTTACCTGCTTGGAAATGAAATTGCAGATATGCTTTCGATTAATGCCCCTGAGTTGCCCGGTTACAAACTTACGCTGATTAGAACATTGAATTTTTTGAAGACTTTTAATCCAATATTTGACAGCAGTGAAAGTTACCGAAGGGCATATGCCGGGTTTAAAATGCAGAACCCTGAACTGGCAAAAACGGGACATGTTTGAATAGTTAACCATTACTGATAACTTTACGCACCATGAAATCATACCAACTTATTCATCAGTTAATAGATCTTGTAGCCCAACTGGAAGAAGAGAACCAGGGGCAGGAAGTGTCTATTCAGGATTTTACAGGTTTTTTGTTGAATAAAGTTGGAGATCCTTCCGGGGATTTGGTGAATAGCGAAGTGAGGTTTGGAAGTAATGATACAGCCGCACTGGAGATCGCTTACCAGCTGGATAATAACATCGGCAGGTTATTTGTGTTTATGAGCCGTTACGCAAAGTATTATATCAAAAAGGCTTTAGAAGGAACTTCTTTACAAACAGGGGAGGATTTTACGGCACTGGCTATTTTACTTACCCACAATCATTTATCAAAAAGCGAGTTGATCAGCCATAATTTGCAGGAAAAAACATCAGGCACTGAAGTCATCCGGCGACTGATAGCCGCAGGATTGGTAAGGCAATGGGATGATGTAAAAGATAAAAGAAGCAAGCATATTGCGATCACAAACGAAGGCAGGGAATTGCTTTACCGGGTATTTGTGGATATGAACCGCGTTAGTAAAATGATTACAGGGAAGTTGTCGATTGCCGAAAAATTTACGCTGCAATATCTTTTACAAAAGCTGGAAAATTTTCATCTGGAACACTATGAAAAGAAAACCATAACAACCAAGGCAGACCTTATAAGCTTTATGGGAGATAACAGCGCTGGAAAATAAGCGAAACCTTACTTTGCGGTTTACCGGCACTGCCCGCATAATGGAAACAGCTTTACAAGAGCCCGCACTTAGCGGGGGGTTTTATTTTTAATACGTTTTTTAACGATTAGTCAGTTTGGTTCGTTAGTGCGTCGAAAGTGTGAAGTAAAAAAAACAGGTTGGATTTGGTAAAGCGTATGTAACATAAGCGGCTGTTGCCGTTTGATGTGGATTTTGTGCACCCGGGTGGGTGCTTCCCGAACTACTTTTTGAAAGACTTGAAGAGTCTGGCGTCTTTGAAAGATTGACGTTGGTTTCGAGCCCATTCTCCGGACAACGATATTGCCGGTATTTTTAACAAAAAAATCTTCCCCGGAATGACCGGGGTGTACAGAAAAAGGCCCTGGGAATTTAACAATTATCTAAAAACCCAGAAACAACAGGTTTTTGAATCAGGAAACAACATTTTGCCTAATCGGAACTAAAACCGTAAATGTGCTGCCGTTTTGCAGCGAGGAATCTATTTTTATGGCTCCATTAAGGCGAATGGTAAACTCTTTCGCGAGTTTTAAACCCAGACCCGACGAATCACTTCGGATACTGTTCCATTCAAACAGATTTTCAATTTGCTCATGTGTTAGTCCCGGTCCGTCGTCGGTTATACTAAATCGTACAAAATCATCATCAGGCAAAGCCGTGATTTTGATATGTCCGCCGGCGGGCGTAAATTTTATAGCATTGCTCAAAATATTCCTCAAAACGATCTTCAAAAAATTGACATCCGTTGTCAAAATCACATCTGTTTCACAATTAATGTCAATGGTGAGTTTTCGTTCTTCGGCAAAATCCCTGTACATAGTTGCCGTCAAAGTGATCAGGTCAAGTGCCGAAATAGGGCTTAAATTCAGGGAGAAGGAATTCATCTGGCTTTTGCTCCAAATTAATAAGTCCTCCATTGATTCCATTAAGTTTTCGGCAGAATTGATGATGCGCTGATTGTGCTTTTGCGCTTGAATTTCGGTTAATTTACCTGCATGATTCTTTTGAATATTCAAAAATTGAAACAAGCTATTCACCGGCGCCCTGAGATCATGACTTAAAATGCTGAAAAGCTTGGTTTTTGAGCTATTTGCTTCATTTAGTTTTTCATTTAATAGGTTGAGCGCCTCATTTTTTTCCTCAAGCAATTTGTGCGAAGTCTTTTTTTCCGTATAACTGCGGTAGAGCAAAAACGCAATTACAGATAAAAAGCCAATGATCGCTAACAAAAACCACCATTTACGTTTTTCATCTGTTAATTCAACATCCTTTAATTTACCGGCCTCCTTTAGAAGCGCTATTCTATGTTCTTTCTGGTCACTTTGATATTTTATTTCAAGGTCAGTAATGGTTTTTGCAGTAGTGGTTTGCGCCATTGAGTACTTTAAACTATCGTACTTTAACTCATATATATAGGCTTTTTGATAATTCCCGGCCTTTCCGGCAGCATCGGCCAAATAGTAGTAAATATTGGCTTCGCTATCTAAATGACCACTTTTTAAGGCCAATTCCAGTGCCTGCTGATAATAATTGATCGCCGCGCCAAATTGTTGATTGGCGGATTTTAAACTTCCAAGCTGTACAAGTGTATTATAAAAGCCCACCTCATTCTTTTTCTTCCCATAATAATCAAATGCCGCTGTTAAATAATCCCCGGCCTTTTTATATTCTTTTAACACTATCAACGTCGAGCTAACAGAAATATAGATCGCCTGCAAATTCGCAGTATCCTTAAATTGTCTGGCCAGCGAAATCCCTTTTTCAAATGCCCCCAACGATTGATCGTACTGCTTCGAAGAATAATAGTAGCCCCCCAGGTTTCTGTAATTCACTATCGAATTATTCCAGTTGCTTTTAACATACTGCGTTGCTTTGACAGCGTATTCAACGGCTTTATCAAACTTCGACAATTGATTATACATCATCGCAATTTCCATCATCTCCAAGCCCATACCAAGTGTATCCTTTTTTTCCTGGTAATATCTTAAGGTCTGAAAATATGCGTTAAGGGCTTTTTCAGGCTGATTTGTTGTAGCAAAAACATCTCCCAACTTAGCAATAAGCTGATTTTTTAAGGCGATATTTTTCATAGTATCTGCCTCGATAGTCATTTTATCTTTATAAATATTTACGGAATCGGGCTTACCTGAATCGTAATACAGCCCTGCTAACTTGATTTGGTTTGACACCAAACCAGCTTCGTTTTTTGTTTCAAACGCAAGCATTTCAGCTTTTCTGCAATAATAAATGGCACTGTCAATTTGCTGCCTTAATTGAAATCCGACGCCAACCCAACTGCTGAAATATAACATCGCCTTTTTTTTATGCTGCCGGGATGCTGCCGCCAGTTCATTTTTGGATACTATGATCAGGCTGTCAGGTTTATTTTGCTGGTACAGCCGACCTTCGAACGCAACTGTTGCAGCCGAAATACCGGATTGGTTTTTCACGGCGATCCCGGTGCCCGGCTTATTGCATTTTATTAACGACGCAACTATCAGCAAAAGGCACAAATACCACGTATATCTCATTAAACAAACTTAAATAGGTGATTTAAAAAATGGCTGCCAGTCATCGGATATCTTAATATTCCATACTTAAAAGAACCTTACTGATTTCGTTTTTAAAGGTTTTTCCAACAGGGAGCCTTAGCGAATCCAGCAATAATTCGTTTTGCTCCAGTTTCCTGATCTGGCTGATGGCCACTGCAAAGCTCCTGTGGATACGTAAAAAGCGATTTTCAGGTAGTTTTTCAAAAAAGTTTTTAAGGTTTGACAGTGTAAGGTATGTTTTAGTAGGAGTAATTACTTTGGTGTAATCTTTTAAAGCCTCCAGGTAAATGATGTCGCTTACCTTGATTTTTATCAGGTCATAACTCTCTTTGATGATTAAAAAATCTTCAGCGAAATGAATATCATAAAGCTTGGCCTTGTTTTTTATCTGCAGAAATTCGGTTGCTCGCGCCATCGATCTTGCAAAGCGTTCGGGCTTCAGCGGTTTCAACAAAAAATCAAGTGCCCGTGTTTCAAAACCTTCAATGGCATATTCAGGATATGAAGTAATAAAAATGCACAGCGGCGGATTTTTAAATGAGTTTAAAAAATCGATGCCATTGATATAAGGCATATCAATATCCAGAAATAGTAAATCTAAATTGTTTGTGTGTGTGATTTCGAGGCACTCGACCGGGTTTGAAAAACTTCCAAGTAACTTGACAAGGGGGTATTGCTCAAGGTAAGTTTCAACAGCTAATCTGTCGAGTTCATCATCATCGATAACCACACAATTGATCAATTCCATAGGCTCAGATAACGTCACAAAAGTGTTACCTAAAATATATAAAATCTTCAATCCAACCAAACTAAATATTATTTGGCGCTGTGCAGGGTGTAAAATAGCTCAGATTTGCCCAAAAAACTATAAAATAGCTTTATTTGGGCCGCGCTATGCACTTTAAAATGCAACGTTTTTGGTCAAAAACCCGGCCTTAACGCACATGATTTTGTTTTACCGCATATGTACGCCTATAAAATCCGTTCCAGGACTCAGTTTTCCGTTTTTACTTTTTGTAATAAAAGTGTAGTAGTAGGTATTGCCCTGCGAAACAGTTTTATCGGTATAGGCCTGAATGCCCGGATCGAGCGTAGCAATTACTTGCGGCGATTGCCCCTCTATGGCGCGCGAAATTTGAATTGCTGCGATATCTACTCCCAGCGGGTTGTTCCAGCTGATCTCAACGGCCCCCTGCAATGGTATCAGTTTAATATTCGAAACAGCTGCAAGTGTTTCTTCCGATAGGGTATACCCGGCTTCAGGGCTGGCGCTCCCTAATTTTCGTCCATCCATGGATACAGTCTTTACAGTATAGTGGTAAACGCCGGGTGCGCTGGCTGTTGTATCCGTAAACGTATTCATATTTATTCGGATCAATTGCTGGCTTATCCTTTGCGGTACCGAAGTTTTCCCTCCTGCAGTAACACTTCTGAAAACTGCATAGCCCAGGAATGTTTTTGATTCTGAACGCATATCCGGCCAAAACAATTGTACCTGATTGTGATCGGTTTTCCTGGCCGATAATTTATATGGGATAGGTAATGCGATGACCGACAATGTGGAGGTAAACAAAGTGTCGGATTTGGGGCTGATCGCGTAAGATGTATTTTCATCGGCTATTGCATAGGCATAGGTTACGGCAGCCCCGCTTACCGGCAATACGTCAGTAAAACTTACCCTGGCACTATCGGTTACTATGGGTGGCCCAAGTTGCTTAAGTTCGCCCGTGCGCCTATTAGCACGGTACACAAAATAGGCTCTTGTATCCGGCTCATTTTTCTCCCACGAAAGGATCACCTTATCGTTGTCCTGCCGCAATTGAACATTAAGCGGCGGGTAAAGGTTTTTATCGCTCGCCTTTAATATC
This genomic window contains:
- a CDS encoding oxygenase MpaB family protein, with translation MMTGQRNYGDKFLNVKRRTGDPPADDFVKYIFADPVKKQELQQLLSGNPGAGQLNCLKEAYPDFAFIRDAAELPSWAQPRLMKAGSVFFVRHSVNIMSLLGLLSLPYCYTAANGAMVLYLSELIRKQTTKRLYDTAVFVWEVMGPDAFEKQGNAFNEILKIRIMHAAVRYYTLKSDKWDDSWGFPINQEDMAGTNLSFSLIVIRGLRLLGIPVSQPEQEAFMHIWAVIGYLTGLNEDLIPENARQARQLDEMIKQRQFCVSAQGKELSKSLVEHILAVNKSKASANDILGLMRYLLGNEIADMLSINAPELPGYKLTLIRTLNFLKTFNPIFDSSESYRRAYAGFKMQNPELAKTGHV
- a CDS encoding LytR/AlgR family response regulator transcription factor, whose protein sequence is MELINCVVIDDDELDRLAVETYLEQYPLVKLLGSFSNPVECLEITHTNNLDLLFLDIDMPYINGIDFLNSFKNPPLCIFITSYPEYAIEGFETRALDFLLKPLKPERFARSMARATEFLQIKNKAKLYDIHFAEDFLIIKESYDLIKIKVSDIIYLEALKDYTKVITPTKTYLTLSNLKNFFEKLPENRFLRIHRSFAVAISQIRKLEQNELLLDSLRLPVGKTFKNEISKVLLSMEY
- a CDS encoding MarR family winged helix-turn-helix transcriptional regulator, translating into MKSYQLIHQLIDLVAQLEEENQGQEVSIQDFTGFLLNKVGDPSGDLVNSEVRFGSNDTAALEIAYQLDNNIGRLFVFMSRYAKYYIKKALEGTSLQTGEDFTALAILLTHNHLSKSELISHNLQEKTSGTEVIRRLIAAGLVRQWDDVKDKRSKHIAITNEGRELLYRVFVDMNRVSKMITGKLSIAEKFTLQYLLQKLENFHLEHYEKKTITTKADLISFMGDNSAGK
- a CDS encoding tetratricopeptide repeat-containing sensor histidine kinase produces the protein MRYTWYLCLLLIVASLIKCNKPGTGIAVKNQSGISAATVAFEGRLYQQNKPDSLIIVSKNELAAASRQHKKKAMLYFSSWVGVGFQLRQQIDSAIYYCRKAEMLAFETKNEAGLVSNQIKLAGLYYDSGKPDSVNIYKDKMTIEADTMKNIALKNQLIAKLGDVFATTNQPEKALNAYFQTLRYYQEKKDTLGMGLEMMEIAMMYNQLSKFDKAVEYAVKATQYVKSNWNNSIVNYRNLGGYYYSSKQYDQSLGAFEKGISLARQFKDTANLQAIYISVSSTLIVLKEYKKAGDYLTAAFDYYGKKKNEVGFYNTLVQLGSLKSANQQFGAAINYYQQALELALKSGHLDSEANIYYYLADAAGKAGNYQKAYIYELKYDSLKYSMAQTTTAKTITDLEIKYQSDQKEHRIALLKEAGKLKDVELTDEKRKWWFLLAIIGFLSVIAFLLYRSYTEKKTSHKLLEEKNEALNLLNEKLNEANSSKTKLFSILSHDLRAPVNSLFQFLNIQKNHAGKLTEIQAQKHNQRIINSAENLMESMEDLLIWSKSQMNSFSLNLSPISALDLITLTATMYRDFAEERKLTIDINCETDVILTTDVNFLKIVLRNILSNAIKFTPAGGHIKITALPDDDFVRFSITDDGPGLTHEQIENLFEWNSIRSDSSGLGLKLAKEFTIRLNGAIKIDSSLQNGSTFTVLVPIRQNVVS